Proteins from a genomic interval of Scomber scombrus chromosome 11, fScoSco1.1, whole genome shotgun sequence:
- the LOC133990936 gene encoding NAD-dependent protein deacylase sirtuin-5, mitochondrial-like → MLLQHRAVIAFGLRMCSTHVTGGPLMEAARPSSDMYEFRKVFSKARHIAIITGAGVGAESGVPTFRGENEKWRKWQSQDLATPEAFSRNPSRVWEFYHYRRELALSKKPSAVHLAIAECEARLRKQGRSVVVITQCIDDLHRHAGSKHVLKIHGSLMETRCVSCTHVTMNKQSPICAALKDKGAPGPDIADAQIPVDKLPRCDDNDCHGLLRPNVVFFGETLDSHTLTKVEKELEICDLCLVVGTSSIVYPAAMFGPRVASRGVPVAEFNTDTTPKTEYFTYHFQGPCGTTLPPALTRHESEVI, encoded by the exons ATGTTGCTCCAACATAGAGCTGTCATTGCATTTGGTCTTCGCATGTGCTCTACGCATGTGACGGGAGGACCTTTGATGGAGGCAGCAAGACCTAGCTCTG ACATGTATGAGTTCCGCAAGGTCTTTTCCAAAGCCAGGCACATAGCAATCATCACAGGAGCAGGCGTGGGTGCAGAAAGTGGAGTACCAACCTTCAggggagaaaatgagaaatggaGGAAGTGGCAGTCACAg GACCTGGCTACTCCAGAGGCCTTCTCTCGCAACCCATCACGAGTCTGGGAGTTCTACCATTACAGAAGGGAGCTTGCGTTGAGCAAAAAGCCCAGTGCTGTTCATCTGGCTATAGCAGAGTGTGAGGCCCGGCTGAGAAAACAGGGACGCTCTGTGGTCGTCATCACGCAGTGCATTGACGACCTGCACCGACACGCGGGGTCCAAACATGTGCTAAAGATTCATG GCAGTCTGATGGAGACACGCTGTGTGAGTTGTACACATGTGACCATGAACAAGCAAAGCCCCATATGTGCTGCCCTTAAGGACAAAGG AGCACCTGGACCAGATATTGCTGATGCCCAGATTCCTGTGGATAAACTGCCAAG GTGTGACGACAATGACTGCCACGGTCTGCTGAGGCCTAACGTTGTGTTTTTCGGGGAGACTCTGGACTCTCATACCCTGACCAAAGTGGAAAAAGAACTGGAAATCTGTGATCTCTGTCTGGTG GTGGGCACGTCTTCAATCGTTTACCCAGCAGCCATGTTTGGGCCGCGGGTTGCATCCAGAGGCGTCCCAGTGGCGGAATTTAACACGGACACAACACCAAAAACTGAGTACTTCAC GTACCATTTCCAGGGTCCATGTGGAACTACACTGCCTCCTGCCTTGACACGACATGAGTCAGAGGTTATTTAA